The following are from one region of the Endozoicomonas sp. 4G genome:
- the znuA gene encoding zinc ABC transporter substrate-binding protein ZnuA, producing the protein MIWLAGLLLSLALPAWSEEPPKVLSSIKPVQLIAAAITEGVTPADVLLPPGASPHSHSLKPSDARKLYEADVVFWVGPDMETFLDKTLSGSTKAVSVPLMQESQLELLKMNEGNEEVHHHHAEESDHHHHHHHGEYDAHIWLNPNNAIAMAKTMSETLSKLDPEHKQQYQDNYKAFEKAVQAADKRNNSKLVDYHNQPMFVFHDAYGYLQKHYQLNIVDHFTVSPEQQPGAKHLTQLQEKLNDAGNSCVFREPQFQPAYIDRIIEGTNAHVAVLDPLATDVAVGPDGYVEFMDSLTSSIVSCLEQ; encoded by the coding sequence ATGATCTGGCTGGCTGGCCTTTTACTCTCTCTGGCCCTGCCAGCCTGGAGTGAAGAGCCACCCAAAGTACTATCGTCCATTAAGCCGGTACAGCTGATTGCCGCTGCCATCACCGAAGGTGTCACTCCGGCTGATGTGCTGCTTCCTCCGGGTGCCTCTCCCCACAGTCATAGCCTGAAGCCTTCAGACGCCAGAAAGCTGTACGAAGCCGATGTTGTTTTCTGGGTCGGGCCTGATATGGAAACCTTTCTCGATAAAACCCTGTCAGGTTCGACAAAAGCGGTCTCCGTACCCTTAATGCAGGAAAGCCAGTTGGAGCTTCTGAAGATGAATGAAGGAAATGAAGAAGTCCATCACCATCATGCCGAAGAAAGCGATCACCACCACCATCATCACCACGGCGAGTACGACGCTCATATCTGGCTGAACCCAAATAATGCCATAGCGATGGCCAAAACCATGTCAGAGACGCTGAGCAAGCTGGATCCTGAACATAAACAACAGTATCAGGATAACTACAAAGCATTCGAAAAAGCAGTTCAGGCAGCAGACAAGCGTAATAACAGCAAACTGGTTGATTACCATAATCAGCCCATGTTTGTTTTCCATGACGCTTACGGTTACCTGCAAAAGCATTACCAGTTGAATATTGTCGATCACTTCACGGTCAGTCCGGAACAGCAGCCGGGTGCGAAACATCTGACTCAGTTGCAGGAAAAACTAAACGACGCCGGTAACAGCTGTGTTTTCCGAGAACCACAATTCCAGCCTGCTTATATTGACCGGATCATTGAAGGCACCAATGCCCATGTTGCCGTGCTTGACCCTCTGGCCACTGATGTAGCGGTCGGCCCCGATGGCTATGTAGAGTTCATGGATAGTTTGACGAGTAGCATTGTCAGCTGTCTGGAGCAGTAG
- a CDS encoding Lar family restriction alleviation protein: MKLEKCPCCLGEAELANMMVGDTEMWQVTCSSCGLSTELDDDQIFSAERWNRRLERSRLKMWVTLLASLLPFLVVAAFLGGSFMGLRI; this comes from the coding sequence ATGAAGCTGGAAAAGTGCCCCTGCTGTCTGGGCGAAGCCGAACTGGCAAACATGATGGTTGGCGACACTGAAATGTGGCAGGTGACCTGCTCCAGCTGCGGGTTATCCACAGAGCTGGATGATGATCAGATCTTTTCGGCAGAACGCTGGAATCGGCGTCTGGAACGCTCAAGGCTGAAAATGTGGGTAACTCTGCTGGCTTCTCTTCTGCCTTTTCTGGTGGTAGCCGCATTTCTTGGTGGTAGTTTTATGGGGCTCAGGATTTAG
- a CDS encoding right-handed parallel beta-helix repeat-containing protein, protein MKNRKVISTLALSALAVAISGCDNESNDPVNSDSTFYVSPQGDDSNSGSIESPWKTLEKAKEHVRSINTGMSQDIEIILADGVYQLDSTFELTSSDSGSNGFNVVYRAAEGASPVISGGVEITGWSDTNSDGVWEAPVPAGAESRQLFIDGQRGVRARSVNGEGWIRDEPSSSEGNNRNAVNTYQAPGEYADFKKPKDLEVVSVMRWKMYRGSVSRFEGSTAYMNDTYWALARMGPFGILEPSTTVNWVENALELLDQQGEWYLNNDISQLYYMPSAEQDLESGDVTVVLPVLEELVSVTNAKNITFQGLTFANATWMGPSDPEGYVSIQSGARLTDPGYESIEDSFEGLSETPGNIQLNGSENIIFRENTFKNLGATALRMAQKNKNITVFNNRFEDISSSAITVGDLQEHHISKDELNSRIVIDNNQIHDIANEFYDAVAIKVNYADTVAIVNNSINKTSSGGISLGWGWGRYDVENFAFWYDHTDKGYNSPISSNKYLVAFNEISNITRKVGDTAGIYNLGASQNSRWYGNLVYDAKSPSAPGAATCMHAFYIDNGSRNIEITENGSYRIAGDSFLANGSIGYNTIGTEYYNSHGSGSEDSIPEHILENAGFKEGIVDIRTIEDIENTLPARLPVEDEKQEIPQESLLIGKVADASTNPSEAVFAIDGKTETFWSAGTDSGWLSVDLGEPTNVESLIVAFGEIKEGREFYHKTGYDFKFEGKRTSGSEWEEIPLQSTGSVTEPTIPTTQAINQHYTLPSSDKMYQEVRVNVSASVNYPVGILRFKVYDKTLDPDEREFR, encoded by the coding sequence ATGAAAAATAGAAAAGTAATATCTACTTTGGCTCTATCTGCTTTGGCAGTAGCTATAAGCGGTTGTGATAATGAATCCAATGATCCTGTAAACAGTGACTCTACATTTTATGTATCCCCACAGGGTGATGACAGTAACTCAGGCTCTATTGAATCCCCATGGAAAACATTAGAAAAAGCAAAGGAGCATGTACGCTCAATTAACACAGGTATGTCACAGGATATCGAAATTATTCTTGCTGATGGTGTGTATCAGTTAGACTCCACTTTTGAACTCACATCCAGTGATTCAGGTTCTAATGGATTCAATGTAGTCTACAGGGCTGCAGAAGGGGCGTCTCCTGTTATTAGTGGTGGTGTTGAAATTACAGGATGGTCGGATACAAATAGTGATGGTGTCTGGGAAGCTCCTGTGCCTGCTGGAGCAGAAAGCCGTCAGCTATTTATTGATGGTCAACGCGGGGTGAGAGCCAGGAGTGTTAATGGGGAAGGCTGGATAAGAGATGAACCATCTAGTTCAGAGGGGAATAACCGGAATGCTGTAAACACCTATCAGGCTCCGGGAGAATATGCAGATTTTAAAAAGCCGAAAGATTTAGAAGTTGTTTCTGTAATGCGCTGGAAAATGTATCGAGGTAGTGTATCCCGATTTGAGGGAAGCACCGCCTATATGAATGATACTTACTGGGCTCTCGCACGAATGGGACCTTTCGGAATACTGGAACCGTCCACAACTGTAAACTGGGTTGAAAATGCTTTGGAGCTGCTTGATCAACAAGGTGAATGGTATCTGAACAATGATATCAGCCAGCTCTATTATATGCCTTCGGCAGAACAAGACCTTGAGTCTGGTGATGTTACAGTAGTATTACCCGTTTTGGAAGAGCTGGTTTCCGTAACCAATGCTAAAAACATAACCTTCCAGGGGTTAACGTTTGCCAATGCAACCTGGATGGGGCCCAGCGATCCGGAAGGTTATGTGAGCATTCAATCGGGTGCCCGATTGACTGACCCCGGATATGAATCAATTGAAGACTCATTTGAGGGGCTATCGGAAACCCCTGGAAATATTCAGTTAAATGGTTCTGAAAATATTATTTTTAGGGAAAATACTTTTAAAAACCTTGGGGCCACAGCATTACGAATGGCTCAAAAAAATAAAAATATTACGGTTTTCAATAACCGTTTTGAAGATATATCTTCCAGTGCAATTACGGTAGGTGACCTTCAGGAACATCACATCAGTAAAGATGAGTTGAATTCTAGAATTGTTATTGACAACAATCAAATTCATGATATTGCCAATGAATTCTATGATGCTGTAGCTATAAAGGTTAATTATGCCGATACAGTGGCAATTGTTAATAACTCAATAAATAAAACATCGTCCGGTGGTATTTCCCTGGGATGGGGATGGGGAAGGTACGATGTAGAGAATTTTGCTTTTTGGTATGATCATACTGACAAAGGATATAACTCTCCCATAAGTTCTAATAAGTATTTAGTTGCATTTAATGAAATCAGCAATATTACCAGGAAGGTGGGTGATACAGCAGGTATATATAACCTGGGTGCATCTCAAAACTCCAGGTGGTATGGCAATCTTGTTTATGATGCTAAAAGTCCTTCTGCTCCAGGTGCTGCTACGTGTATGCACGCTTTTTATATTGATAACGGTTCCAGAAATATCGAGATCACCGAAAATGGTTCATATCGAATAGCAGGTGACTCATTTTTGGCAAATGGCTCTATTGGATATAATACAATTGGTACTGAGTATTATAACAGTCATGGTAGTGGATCTGAGGACTCAATACCGGAACATATCTTAGAAAATGCTGGTTTTAAAGAGGGTATTGTTGATATACGGACTATTGAAGATATTGAAAATACATTACCAGCGAGATTACCAGTTGAAGATGAGAAACAGGAGATTCCGCAAGAGAGCCTGTTGATTGGTAAAGTGGCCGATGCTTCAACCAACCCAAGTGAAGCCGTTTTTGCTATTGATGGTAAAACGGAAACATTTTGGTCTGCAGGAACCGATTCAGGTTGGCTATCTGTTGATCTTGGTGAGCCGACTAACGTTGAAAGTCTGATCGTAGCATTTGGTGAAATAAAAGAAGGACGTGAATTTTATCATAAAACTGGCTATGACTTTAAATTTGAAGGAAAAAGAACAAGTGGCAGTGAATGGGAAGAGATACCTTTACAATCTACAGGAAGCGTAACTGAGCCAACAATCCCGACAACTCAAGCCATTAATCAACATTATACTCTGCCATCTTCAGATAAAATGTATCAAGAAGTTAGAGTTAATGTATCTGCATCAGTCAACTACCCTGTTGGAATTCTGAGATTCAAGGTTTACGATAAAACTTTGGATCCAGATGAAAGGGAATTCCGTTAA
- a CDS encoding substrate-binding domain-containing protein, with protein MSKTVDEIAKLAGVSVTSVRLVINGQHKKYRISEKTRSKIQGIIDEHGYVINQTARSLKLKKTQTLGLVVPRLTNPFFSALTEELERGCRKAGYQLITACSDDDEDIETEVVQNLLMRDVDGLFVTPSTAERQQIIGNNKQKKPIVLLDRDFGTSECPVVATDNDAGGMRVGEKLAQLNTELFFLGADFSLPTAQARLQGLTRGLSQKGYTLTENEIIIQGKSERKNGYRIMKQLCERLGQIPPAIVSVSLPVLEGAMEFLHQHYGNVPADMVIGSFDDHPMLEFCQNHVVAMKQNIPALSGSALTLMQQLINGEVVNKRRYIIMPEIVVRESLSKG; from the coding sequence ATGTCAAAAACAGTCGATGAAATAGCGAAATTAGCGGGTGTGTCGGTCACCTCTGTCCGCCTGGTGATCAATGGCCAACACAAGAAGTACCGAATCAGTGAAAAAACCCGAAGTAAAATCCAGGGTATTATTGATGAGCATGGTTATGTCATTAACCAGACTGCCCGAAGCCTGAAACTGAAAAAAACCCAGACCCTCGGTTTGGTGGTTCCCCGGCTGACAAACCCGTTTTTTTCAGCTTTAACAGAAGAACTTGAGCGTGGCTGCCGTAAAGCCGGTTACCAGCTGATTACCGCCTGCTCAGACGATGATGAGGACATTGAAACCGAGGTGGTTCAAAACTTGTTGATGCGGGATGTTGATGGTTTGTTCGTTACACCGTCGACCGCTGAACGACAGCAAATAATTGGTAACAATAAGCAGAAAAAACCCATCGTCCTTCTGGATCGTGATTTTGGAACATCTGAATGCCCGGTGGTTGCAACCGATAACGATGCCGGTGGTATGCGGGTTGGCGAAAAGCTTGCTCAACTGAATACCGAGTTATTCTTTTTGGGTGCTGACTTTTCACTGCCTACTGCTCAGGCTCGTTTGCAGGGACTCACCAGAGGGTTGAGTCAAAAAGGTTATACACTCACCGAAAATGAAATCATCATTCAGGGCAAGAGTGAGCGTAAAAATGGTTACAGGATCATGAAGCAGCTCTGCGAACGGTTGGGCCAAATACCTCCAGCTATTGTTTCAGTGTCTCTGCCTGTACTGGAAGGTGCCATGGAGTTTCTTCACCAGCATTACGGAAACGTACCTGCCGATATGGTGATAGGCTCTTTCGATGACCACCCCATGCTTGAGTTTTGCCAGAATCATGTTGTCGCTATGAAGCAGAATATACCCGCCTTATCCGGGTCAGCTTTAACGCTGATGCAACAGCTAATTAACGGTGAGGTGGTAAATAAACGACGATACATTATTATGCCTGAAATCGTGGTCAGGGAGTCTTTGTCAAAAGGATAG
- a CDS encoding type II toxin-antitoxin system HicA family toxin has translation MKSREIIRMLEDAGWVLHRVKGSHHHFKHSERPGLVTVPHPKHDISKKTLDSIRKQAGMKNPPAG, from the coding sequence ATGAAAAGCCGAGAAATTATACGCATGCTTGAGGATGCAGGGTGGGTTTTGCACCGAGTGAAAGGAAGTCACCATCACTTCAAGCATTCTGAGCGCCCAGGGTTAGTGACAGTCCCCCATCCGAAACACGACATATCCAAAAAGACGCTGGACAGTATTCGCAAACAGGCTGGCATGAAGAACCCACCAGCAGGATAG
- a CDS encoding type II toxin-antitoxin system HicB family antitoxin, which yields MKYPVVLHTDDGENYSVMVPDIEGCFSAGSSIEEALANAKEAIEGHLEILAEDEMTIPEAGRIADHQNNPDYEGGIWALVDVDITPFLGKSERINITLPILLLRQIDKLVEADPAYRTRSGFLQEVARDKLRSME from the coding sequence ATGAAATATCCAGTAGTTCTGCATACAGACGATGGCGAAAACTATAGCGTAATGGTGCCCGACATCGAAGGATGCTTCTCCGCCGGTAGCAGTATCGAAGAAGCCCTGGCAAACGCCAAAGAAGCCATCGAAGGTCATCTTGAGATCCTGGCGGAAGATGAAATGACAATACCCGAAGCAGGCCGTATTGCCGACCACCAGAACAACCCCGACTATGAAGGTGGTATTTGGGCATTGGTGGATGTAGACATCACGCCATTCCTGGGCAAGTCAGAGCGTATCAACATCACCTTGCCGATCCTGCTGTTGCGGCAGATTGATAAGTTGGTGGAAGCCGACCCGGCGTACCGAACCCGCTCTGGTTTCCTTCAGGAAGTCGCGCGCGACAAGCTGCGCTCAATGGAATAA
- a CDS encoding glycoside hydrolase family 172 protein — MSLEVLSLLSDAQSRSITAENPTGEVGKGGMATSGFAERQSSELGQGWKVNPAINIEPGETAVIADINDMGNIQSMWMTGMVSRELIIRIYWDNQEYPSVEVPFPDFFAYGWCDNTDDLVGGSFQPLVSLPVSVLPKNAFNCFWNMPFRERCYMTVENIGEQTRCLYYQINYQLTDIPERCAYFHASFRRTNPVPFKGVHTIIDGIEGEGHYIGTAMCVGLNGAGGWWGEGEVKFYIDEDDKFPTICGTGTEDYFLGAFNWEVEDKYAPYNSPYGGMAQVIEPDGLYHSQPRFSMYRWHIQDPIRFKSKLKVTVQDLGWKNFNAKKFDHVPDRKYLPRQDDIATVSFWYQTLPTAKLAPLPDWDGLQNH, encoded by the coding sequence ATGTCTCTTGAAGTATTGAGTTTGCTATCAGATGCACAGTCACGAAGTATAACGGCGGAAAATCCAACGGGCGAAGTCGGTAAGGGAGGGATGGCTACATCCGGATTTGCTGAAAGGCAATCCAGTGAACTGGGACAAGGCTGGAAAGTCAATCCCGCTATTAATATTGAACCAGGTGAAACGGCGGTTATTGCTGATATTAACGATATGGGCAATATTCAAAGTATGTGGATGACTGGCATGGTCTCCCGCGAACTGATTATCCGAATCTATTGGGATAACCAAGAATACCCATCTGTTGAGGTACCCTTCCCCGATTTCTTTGCTTATGGCTGGTGTGACAATACGGATGATTTAGTGGGAGGTTCTTTTCAACCTCTGGTTTCTTTGCCTGTTAGTGTTCTTCCAAAAAATGCCTTTAACTGTTTTTGGAATATGCCGTTTCGTGAACGCTGTTATATGACCGTTGAAAACATTGGTGAACAAACACGTTGCCTTTATTACCAAATCAATTATCAACTGACCGATATTCCTGAAAGGTGTGCTTATTTTCATGCCAGTTTTCGACGGACTAACCCGGTTCCCTTTAAAGGTGTTCACACCATTATTGATGGCATTGAAGGTGAAGGGCATTATATTGGTACAGCTATGTGTGTTGGCCTCAATGGCGCAGGGGGTTGGTGGGGTGAAGGGGAAGTCAAATTCTATATTGATGAAGACGACAAATTCCCAACCATTTGCGGAACCGGTACGGAGGATTATTTCCTGGGTGCATTCAACTGGGAGGTTGAGGATAAATACGCTCCCTATAACTCGCCATACGGTGGCATGGCGCAGGTCATTGAGCCAGATGGCCTCTACCATTCGCAGCCTCGCTTCTCAATGTATCGCTGGCATATTCAGGACCCAATACGTTTTAAATCAAAACTAAAAGTCACCGTTCAGGATCTGGGCTGGAAAAACTTTAATGCTAAAAAGTTTGATCATGTGCCTGATCGCAAGTATTTACCAAGGCAGGATGATATCGCTACCGTTTCATTCTGGTATCAAACACTTCCAACCGCGAAATTAGCACCACTGCCCGATTGGGATGGCCTTCAAAATCATTAA
- a CDS encoding MFS transporter: MESTISGYKAASNVSSDRLTMTEKIGYSLGDMAGNFVYASVTILLGFFYTNIYGLDAATVASIFLVVRIFDAVNDPLVGYFVDRTKSRWGQCRPWILFACIPYAISSVLVFTVPDFGETAKVIYAYATYAVLMTLFTATNIPYGALTSKMTADPSERESLNSMRFMFATGGGLIITSCALPLAEWFSDDPAIGYKYAMAVMAVISVVMFFITFFTTKERVVVEADRAESINIKESLGLLWKNKEFVLLAITTFVMVSSQIAKGTVQMFYINDYVIGGAKYVTYFLSAWMVGGMIGANLSSKLLTFMCKKKAWIMLQIVSAVLSMAAIIIGNTSIYLIIGLSFLVGFSNQMIAPIWFTYCSDTQDYSELQFGKRQDGLAISFVLFALKMGLSVGGAVAMWALSLYGYESGGVKQSQEAIEGILYTFSIVPAIGFILTAVLIARFKLNSKTIGENAEKIKQIRARKA, translated from the coding sequence ATGGAAAGCACGATTAGTGGCTATAAAGCTGCATCAAATGTAAGTAGTGATCGCTTAACTATGACCGAAAAAATTGGTTATAGTCTGGGAGATATGGCAGGAAACTTTGTTTATGCCTCGGTCACCATACTGCTTGGATTTTTTTATACCAATATTTATGGTTTGGATGCGGCAACGGTCGCCAGTATATTCCTGGTCGTTCGTATTTTCGACGCAGTCAACGATCCACTCGTCGGGTATTTTGTGGATCGGACCAAGTCCCGCTGGGGACAGTGTCGGCCATGGATACTGTTTGCCTGTATTCCCTACGCAATATCCAGTGTCCTTGTTTTCACTGTGCCTGATTTTGGTGAAACGGCAAAAGTCATTTATGCCTATGCCACTTATGCAGTACTGATGACATTATTCACTGCCACCAATATCCCCTACGGGGCGTTGACCTCAAAAATGACAGCCGACCCCAGCGAACGTGAAAGCTTAAACTCTATGCGTTTTATGTTTGCGACCGGTGGTGGTTTGATTATCACCTCTTGTGCATTACCTCTGGCAGAATGGTTTTCAGATGACCCTGCCATCGGTTACAAATATGCGATGGCAGTGATGGCTGTGATCTCAGTGGTCATGTTCTTTATTACTTTTTTCACAACAAAAGAGCGTGTTGTGGTAGAAGCTGATCGGGCAGAATCCATCAACATTAAAGAGTCCCTAGGTCTGTTATGGAAGAACAAGGAGTTCGTTTTATTAGCCATTACTACATTTGTTATGGTTAGCTCACAGATCGCCAAGGGGACCGTACAAATGTTTTATATCAATGACTACGTCATTGGTGGTGCAAAATACGTTACTTACTTCCTTTCTGCCTGGATGGTCGGCGGGATGATTGGTGCTAATCTTTCCAGCAAACTGTTAACCTTCATGTGCAAAAAGAAAGCCTGGATAATGTTGCAGATTGTTAGTGCAGTGCTATCAATGGCAGCGATTATTATTGGTAATACCAGCATCTATTTAATCATTGGGTTAAGCTTCCTGGTTGGTTTTTCAAATCAGATGATTGCCCCAATTTGGTTTACTTATTGTTCTGATACTCAGGATTACAGCGAGCTTCAGTTCGGTAAGCGCCAGGATGGACTGGCCATATCATTCGTCCTCTTTGCCCTGAAAATGGGGCTATCCGTAGGTGGTGCCGTGGCAATGTGGGCGCTCTCACTCTACGGTTATGAAAGTGGTGGTGTAAAGCAAAGTCAGGAAGCTATTGAAGGAATACTCTACACCTTCTCAATCGTGCCTGCCATCGGCTTCATCCTCACGGCTGTGTTAATTGCCAGATTTAAACTGAATTCAAAAACCATTGGAGAAAATGCAGAAAAAATAAAACAGATTCGTGCTAGAAAAGCTTAG
- the tal gene encoding transaldolase, whose product MNQLEQLKSMTKVVADTGDVDAIKRYQPVDATTNPSLILKAATLPQYSTLLDKALEYGRQKSDLQSEQVRHVCDYLTVGIGKEIQGVVPGFISTEVDARLSFDTEATIAKARELIKLYEASGADTSRVLIKIASTWEGIKAAEILEKDGIRCNLTLLFNLAQAKACAEAGVYLISPFVGRILDWYKNSTGTEHYAPTEDPGVISVSEIYNYYKQHGYKTVVMGASFRNIDEIRQLAGCDCLTISPTLLDELEQSSEPLEQKLFSDNPASTLNKESLNETSFRWAMNESPMATEKLAEGIRNFAIDQGKLEALIAEQV is encoded by the coding sequence ATGAACCAACTTGAACAATTAAAATCCATGACCAAAGTGGTAGCAGATACTGGCGATGTTGATGCCATTAAACGCTATCAGCCGGTAGACGCAACCACTAACCCGTCATTAATACTGAAAGCTGCCACACTGCCACAATATTCAACGTTACTTGATAAGGCGCTGGAATACGGTCGTCAGAAATCGGATTTGCAATCAGAGCAGGTACGTCACGTTTGTGACTATCTGACCGTTGGCATCGGTAAAGAAATACAGGGCGTTGTGCCTGGTTTTATTTCCACCGAAGTGGATGCCCGGCTCTCCTTTGATACCGAGGCCACCATCGCCAAAGCCCGTGAGTTAATTAAACTCTATGAAGCCTCCGGCGCCGACACATCAAGAGTCCTCATTAAAATTGCCTCCACCTGGGAAGGCATCAAAGCCGCTGAAATCCTTGAAAAAGACGGTATTCGCTGCAACCTGACATTGTTGTTTAATCTGGCTCAGGCAAAGGCCTGCGCAGAAGCTGGTGTTTACCTGATCTCGCCTTTCGTGGGTCGTATACTCGATTGGTACAAAAACAGCACAGGCACTGAACACTACGCGCCAACTGAAGATCCCGGCGTGATTTCCGTCAGTGAAATTTATAACTATTACAAACAGCATGGTTACAAAACCGTCGTCATGGGTGCCAGCTTCCGCAACATTGATGAAATACGGCAGCTGGCCGGTTGCGATTGCTTAACTATCAGTCCGACCCTGCTTGATGAACTGGAGCAGTCGTCTGAACCTCTGGAGCAGAAACTGTTTTCTGACAACCCTGCCAGTACGCTCAATAAAGAAAGCTTGAATGAAACATCATTCCGCTGGGCGATGAATGAAAGTCCGATGGCAACAGAAAAACTGGCAGAAGGTATTCGAAACTTTGCGATTGACCAGGGTAAGCTTGAAGCCTTGATTGCTGAACAAGTTTAA
- a CDS encoding FGGY-family carbohydrate kinase — protein sequence MQHLYIGVDVGSGSARAGLFKATGEKIALAVSPIKQFRPAADFVEQSSSDIWQQVCKVVKAVVTDAAINPEQVKGIGFDATCSLVSLDANDNPVTVSPTERDDQNIIMWMDHRALTETDEINATNSEVLKFVGGEVSPEMEMPKLKWLKRHLPQHYERAARFFDLSDYLVYRASGKDVRSTCTKVCKWTYLAHEQRWDTSLFQQLDLEDLIVGEKIGQTIVDPGTPAGQLADAAAKELGLTTQTIVAVGMIDAHAGGVGIIGDQPESTLAIIGGTSSCHMAVSKKPVFVEGVWGPYWGAMVPGMWLNEGGQSAVGSLIDHVIRDHAFYLELMKIAEQQECSKYEVLNEEVARLESEDPHFTAHFHLLGYYHGNRSPRANPYLKGMVSGLSLNEDLTELAKIYMAAIQSVSYGTRHIIETMNNAGHQIKRIHMCGGGTKNPLWLREHANATGCEIVLSEEDEAVILGSAMLAATACGDFAELKDAMSAMSSTGKVIKPQTSTRAFHDAKYKVFHEMYEDQMKYKTMMSEF from the coding sequence ATGCAACACTTGTACATAGGTGTCGATGTCGGTTCAGGTAGTGCCCGTGCGGGATTGTTCAAAGCAACGGGAGAGAAAATCGCTCTGGCCGTCAGTCCCATCAAACAGTTTCGCCCTGCTGCTGATTTTGTCGAACAATCGTCGTCTGATATCTGGCAACAAGTATGTAAGGTAGTAAAAGCCGTAGTGACTGATGCAGCTATCAATCCAGAACAAGTAAAAGGGATTGGGTTTGACGCAACCTGTTCCCTGGTCTCTTTGGATGCAAATGACAACCCTGTGACCGTTTCACCCACGGAACGGGATGATCAGAATATCATCATGTGGATGGACCACCGGGCGTTAACCGAAACCGACGAGATCAATGCCACCAATAGCGAAGTTCTGAAGTTTGTCGGTGGCGAAGTCAGCCCTGAAATGGAGATGCCTAAACTGAAATGGCTAAAACGTCACCTGCCACAACATTACGAACGGGCGGCACGCTTTTTCGACCTGTCGGACTATCTGGTTTATCGCGCCAGTGGCAAGGATGTTCGAAGCACTTGTACCAAAGTATGCAAATGGACGTATCTTGCCCATGAGCAACGCTGGGACACTTCGCTGTTCCAACAGCTGGATTTGGAAGACCTGATTGTTGGTGAAAAAATCGGCCAGACCATCGTTGATCCTGGCACACCTGCCGGACAACTCGCTGATGCGGCAGCCAAAGAACTGGGCCTGACCACCCAAACCATTGTTGCTGTGGGCATGATCGATGCTCATGCCGGTGGTGTTGGCATTATCGGCGATCAGCCGGAATCCACCCTGGCGATTATTGGCGGAACCTCGTCCTGTCACATGGCGGTCAGCAAAAAACCGGTCTTTGTTGAGGGTGTCTGGGGGCCTTACTGGGGTGCCATGGTGCCGGGCATGTGGCTGAATGAAGGAGGGCAGTCAGCGGTCGGCTCCCTTATCGACCACGTTATTCGTGACCATGCTTTTTATCTGGAGCTTATGAAAATTGCCGAACAGCAAGAGTGCAGTAAATATGAGGTCCTGAACGAAGAGGTTGCCCGGCTTGAGTCTGAAGATCCTCATTTTACCGCCCATTTTCATTTGCTGGGCTACTATCATGGCAACCGTTCACCCCGGGCTAATCCTTATTTGAAAGGCATGGTTTCGGGTTTGTCGCTCAATGAAGACCTGACTGAACTGGCCAAAATTTACATGGCTGCCATTCAGTCAGTGTCGTACGGCACACGTCACATCATTGAAACAATGAACAATGCCGGCCACCAAATAAAACGCATTCATATGTGCGGCGGAGGTACAAAAAATCCTCTCTGGCTTCGTGAGCACGCTAATGCAACAGGTTGTGAAATTGTGCTTAGCGAAGAGGACGAAGCGGTAATCCTTGGCTCCGCCATGCTGGCAGCGACAGCCTGCGGTGATTTTGCCGAGTTAAAGGACGCCATGTCGGCCATGTCATCCACTGGCAAAGTCATCAAACCTCAAACATCAACCCGGGCTTTTCATGATGCCAAGTACAAGGTCTTTCACGAAATGTACGAAGACCAGATGAAGTACAAAACCATGATGAGCGAATTTTAA